The Porites lutea chromosome 4, jaPorLute2.1, whole genome shotgun sequence genome contains a region encoding:
- the LOC140933708 gene encoding hemicentin-2-like isoform X2: protein MASVHLAKSLICFVAVLLFIHKQTVSGSGSFQIYLNSLRNIKHEKSNGECCDGSRTIHHGQSVCRDECDTFFRVCLNKRNTQHDLSTGPCMYGEVTTVVLRRSSISFTNTSSSNNGFRNPISIHLSSLWRVAYSLVLEARDADNSSNSELIDRVVQRGTLLSNNEWELHAYNSSVVTISYKIRVICDADYYGNRCKKFCRARNDNSGHYTCDKNGNKVCLSGWRGDRCDTGDPPTFSDPDTLKRAFKAWPASHSVKLKCKAMGAAPLNYTWLKDGKILRRRRWDPYLNTSIWYLKLKDLRPGDAGEYTCIVSNPYGSINHTYTVRVLAKPRTRPILRKDFPRNKSAQAGESVTMKCLVVVSGTLPDFRWLKWDKSITFVSNIRDNLEDGPFQLIDLKYYSAIQQGPESYGSELKISNVTEEDFGLYTCYVSNHIGAEYNSAFLSRALPSDRGDPPTFSDPDTLKRAFKAWPASHSVKLKCKAMGAAPLNYTWLKDGKILRRRRWDPYLNTSIWYLKLKDLRPGDAGEYTCIVSNPYGSINHTYTVRVLAKPRTRPILRKDFPRNKSAQAGESVTMKCLVVLSGTLPDFRWLKWDKSITFVSNMGDNLEDGPFQLIDLKYYSAIQQGPESYGSELKISNVTEEDFGLYTCYVSNHIGAEYNSAFLSRALPSDRGDPPTFSDPDTLKRAFKAWPASHSVKLKCKAMGAAPLNYTWLKDGKILRRRRWDPYLNTSIWYLKLKDLRPGDAGEYTCIVSNPYGSINHTYTVRVLAKPRTRPILRKDFPRNKSAQAGESVTMKCLVVVSGTLPDFRWLKWDKSITFVSNIRDNLEDGPFQLIDLKYYSAIQQGPESYGSELKISNVTEEDFGLYTCYVSNHIGAEYNSAFLSRALPSDRENPLEPKGTGSESDDPVIMGQVSWILLGVSITVFIAMVTASAWLCMKMRKLKNRSRANARGSRHDIGSLRPRYDVQNEYVVVPDFN, encoded by the exons ATGGCTTCGGTCCATCTCGCgaaaagtttaatttgttttgttgcagtACTCCTCTTCATTCATAAGCAG ACTGTAAGTGGATCGGGATCTTTTCAAATCTACTTAAATTCGCTGAGAAACATCAAACATGAGAAATCCAACGGTGAATGCTGTGATGGGAGTCGCACAATACATCATGGACAAAGCGTGTGCCGTGACGAATGCGACACATTCTTCAGAGTTTGTCTAAACAAGCGGAACACGCAACACGATTTGTCGACTGGTCCTTGTATGTACGGCGAGGTTACAACCGTTGTTCTAAGAAGAAGTTCGATCTCTTTCACGAACACTTCATCGTCGAATAATGGATTTCGCAATCCGATTTCTATTCACCTCTCAAGCTTGTGGAGG GTTGCGTACTCCTTAGTTTTGGAGGCAAGGGACGCAGACAATTCGA GTAACAGTGAATTAATCGACAGAGTTGTACAGAGAGGGACATTACTTTCAAACAACGAATGGGAATTGCACGCATACAATAGTTCTGTTGTCACCATCAGCTACAAGATCAGAGTGATCTGTGATGCTGACTATTATGGAAATCGTTGTAAAAAATTCTGTCGGGCCCGAAACGACAACTCTGGGCATTACACATGCGATAAGAATGGAAATAAAGTATGCTTATCTGGTTGGAGAGGAGATCGCTGCGATACAG GAGATCCACCCACCTTTTCTGACCCAGATACCTTAAAAAGAGCTTTCAAAGCATGGCCAGCAAGTCACTCAGTGAAGTTAAAGTGTAAGGCAATGGGAGCAGCACCTCTTAATTACACCTGGCTTAAAGACGGGAAGATTTTAAGAAGGAGAAGATGGGACCCATACCTGAACACTTCAATTTGGTACTTGAAACTAAAAGACCTAAGACCTGGAGACGCTGGGGAATACACTTGTATAGTGTCGAATCCATATGGCAGTATAAATCATACATACACGGTCAGGGTTCTGG CTAAACCACGAACAAGACCCATTTTGCGGAAAGATTTTCCAAGGAACAAAAGTGCACAGGCTGGAGAAAGTGTAACAATGAAATGCCTTGTGGTTGTAAGTGGGACACTTCCGGATTTTAGATGGCTGAAATGGGACAAGTCTATCACATTTGTGTCAAACATAAGGGATAACTTGGAAGATGGACCATTTCAGCTGATAGATCTAAAGTATTACAGCGCTATCCAGCAGGGACCTGAAAGTTATGGATCCGAGTTGAAAATTAGTAATGTGACAGAAGAAGATTTTGGACTTTACACTTGTTACGTGAGCAATCATATCGGAGCAGAATACAACAGCGCATTTCTTAGCAGAGCGTTGCCAAGTGACAGAG GAGATCCACCCACCTTTTCTGACCCAGATACCTTAAAAAGAGCTTTCAAAGCATGGCCAGCAAGTCACTCAGTGAAGTTAAAGTGTAAGGCAATGGGAGCAGCACCTCTTAATTACACCTGGCTTAAAGACGGGAAGATTTTAAGAAGGAGAAGATGGGACCCATACCTGAACACTTCAATTTGGTACTTGAAACTAAAAGACCTAAGACCTGGAGACGCTGGGGAATACACTTGTATAGTGTCGAATCCATATGGCAGTATAAATCATACATACACGGTCAGGGTTCTGG CTAAACCACGAACAAGACCCATTTTGCGGAAAGATTTTCCAAGGAACAAAAGTGCACAGGCTGGAGAAAGTGTAACAATGAAATGCCTTGTGGTTTTAAGTGGGACACTTCCAGATTTTAGATGGCTGAAATGGGACAAGTCTATCACATTTGTGTCAAACATGGGGGATAACTTGGAAGATGGACCATTTCAGCTGATAGATCTAAAGTATTACAGCGCTATCCAGCAGGGACCTGAAAGTTATGGATCCGAGTTGAAAATTAGTAATGTGACAGAAGAAGATTTTGGACTTTACACTTGTTACGTGAGCAATCATATCGGAGCAGAATACAACAGCGCATTCCTTAGCAGAGCGTTGCCAAGTGACAGAG GAGATCCACCCACCTTTTCTGACCCAGATACCTTAAAAAGAGCTTTCAAAGCATGGCCAGCAAGTCACTCAGTGAAGTTAAAGTGTAAGGCAATGGGAGCAGCACCTCTTAATTACACCTGGCTTAAAGACGGGAAGATTTTAAGAAGGAGAAGATGGGACCCATACCTGAACACTTCAATTTGGTACTTGAAACTAAAAGACCTAAGACCTGGAGACGCTGGGGAATACACTTGTATAGTGTCGAATCCATATGGCAGTATAAATCATACATACACGGTCAGGGTTCTGG CTAAACCACGAACAAGACCCATTTTGCGGAAAGATTTTCCAAGGAACAAAAGTGCACAGGCTGGAGAAAGTGTAACAATGAAATGCCTTGTGGTTGTAAGTGGGACACTTCCGGATTTTAGATGGCTGAAATGGGACAAGTCTATCACATTTGTGTCAAACATAAGGGATAACTTGGAAGATGGACCATTTCAGCTGATAGATCTAAAGTATTACAGCGCTATCCAGCAGGGACCTGAAAGTTATGGATCCGAGTTGAAAATTAGTAATGTGACAGAAGAAGATTTTGGACTTTACACTTGTTACGTGAGCAATCATATCGGAGCAGAATACAACAGCGCATTTCTTAGCAGAGCGTTGCCAAGTGACAGAG
- the LOC140935805 gene encoding BTB and MATH domain-containing protein 38-like, whose amino-acid sequence MAAANVNPNDFSAPWKFSDVVLVVEDQKFHVHRSTLAYWSPVFEKMFLSDFKEKSNDEIPLPGKKASEIKHLLHMMYPSLEVKPFTKSNCYFLFELAHEYQIESIAQKCEALMVSMVKQRTEDDVLAMLIHGQKYQLKSLISTCISEARRLTLKELKQHKRREEVEPDNYLQIAEGIIQRLERQCEETKRESLKHLKNVSQNLYTHARNKGTVSYLYNSSQETTDNWLYRLKSDTSVSNTNCAPLNYIASELIALKGRIDTLPNIAF is encoded by the coding sequence ATGGCCGCTGCAAACGTTAATCCAAATGATTTCTCAGCCCCTTGGAAGTTTAGCGATGTTGTCCTCGTTGTTGAAGATCAAAAGTTTCACGTTCATCGAAGCACCTTGGCATACTGGTCCCCTGTGTTTGAGAAAATGTTCTTATCGGATTTCAAGGAGAAGAGTAACGATGAAATCCCTCTTCCAGGGAAGAAGGCAAGCGAAATCAAACACTTGCTTCATATGATGTATCCTTCCTTGGAGGTGAAACCATTCACAAAGAGTAACTGTTACTTTCTGTTTGAACTTGCTCATGAATATCAAATAGAGTCCATTGCTCAAAAGTGCGAAGCGTTAATGGTGTCTATGGTTAAACAAAGAACAGAGGATGACGTTCTAGCAATGTTAATTCATGGGCAGAAGTACCAGCTAAAATCACTGATATCGACCTGTATCTCTGAGGCTCGGCGATTAACATTGAAGGAACTAAAGCAGCACAAACGGCGTGAAGAGGTTGAGCCAGACAACTATCTACAGATTGCTGAGGGAATTATTCAGCGACTCGAGAGGCAGTGTGAGGAAACAAAAAGGGAGAGTCTGAAACATCTGAAAAACGTTAGCCAAAATCTGTATACCCATGCTAGAAATAAAGGCACAGTAAGTTATCTTTATAATAGTAGCCAAGAGACGACTGATAATTGGTTGTATCGTTTAAAATCCGACACTAGTGTGTCAAACACTAATTGCGCACCCCTAAATTACATAGCTTCAGAATTAATTGCTCTTAAGGGCAGAATAGATACCCTTCCTAACATTGCTTTTTAG